A genomic stretch from Phycisphaerae bacterium includes:
- a CDS encoding DUF4282 domain-containing protein translates to MNDAKSFFSSLLDMSFSDFITPKIIKILFILAIIGSAIWALALLAAGLGSGSAGGILGGLIGAPIAFILAVILSRVYLELLLVMFRIAENTGRLVEHAEGPPKDAQ, encoded by the coding sequence ATGAATGATGCCAAGAGTTTCTTCTCCAGCCTGCTCGACATGTCCTTCAGCGATTTCATTACCCCCAAGATCATCAAGATTCTTTTCATTCTGGCCATTATCGGCTCCGCGATCTGGGCACTGGCGCTTCTGGCGGCCGGGCTTGGATCCGGATCGGCGGGCGGAATCCTCGGTGGCCTGATCGGGGCGCCCATCGCGTTCATATTGGCGGTCATTCTGAGTCGAGTCTACCTGGAACTGCTTCTCGTCATGTTTCGCATCGCCGAGAATACCGGGCGACTCGTCGAGCACGCAGAGGGCCCGCCGAAGGACGCCCAGTAG